TTCTCTTACGTCCATATACACTCAGAAAGGAAACCATCTACATAGAGCCTGGAGACTGTCTTCCATTAGCCTCTGAATAACCATGACAAAGCATTTTATACTGCAGCTatcttttattttgatgataACGCTGCCAATTTTATTGTAGTGGTTGAAGTGTCCTGTTGGATACCACAATAtaacacaaacttttttttgggAAAGGTGGATAATTGCCATTCATGCAAATACTGCATCAAAACTGTGATTTTACTTGTCTAGTACCAGTGCTGCAGCGAGTCCTCGAAGAAACTGAGTaacttgatttaaaaaaatgctggaGGAAAATTCTCTGCCGCGAGGATTCCTTTAATTACCATCACCTGCGTGGTCGGACCTGTTCCGCCCAGCAAGCATCGTTCCCGACGGACCGTAAACACTGACGCACACCGCGAGCGCGCATTTcagaatgaaaagaaagaaaacatccgTAAAGGGCAGAAAATGTCcaaagtttgaaaaaaaaacatggcaacaAGGTACAATGCGTGTGTTATAGAGCACAACTGGAGTACCACAACTTCACCAGTGCCTCAGCATCTAAACCAAACGCACCCAGCTGTGACCAGCAAGCCCAGCTCCACGACACAAGGTAACGTCCCTGTCGTTTTCCACGTGATGTTCTCGGGTAACGTCAATGGTGGCGCAGGCTGATTTAACGTGACTGCTAACTCAACTGGTTAAAACATATGTATTTGTGGTGGTCTATAGACCTACAGTACAAGTGTCAGTCTCAGGTAATGGTGCACATCCAAACCTACTACTTTTACTACTACGTTATGGCACGAGAATATTTTCAATGACACTGCCAcccaattttatttattagtttaagAAGGAGCTTGACATAAATTAATAcaattaagtaaaaaaaaactggcctGTGGTACCCTGACTTAATCTGGTCAAGTCAGGTCCAACAGCTCTGAACATAAATAATAGTGTAATGTCATTCATTCACACCAAAATATGACTGCTAATTATTTAATTGAGGCTGTCTATTTAATATTGTGCTTTGGCCTTTACCGTTACTCTGTATGCAGGTCTCATGGTGCAAAATGCCACCATAATGGAAGCAAAGTGTGGGGTTAATTGATAAATCTGAGGTCCTGAGGAGGAAGGAGTGTGGCAGCGAGAATGTTTTATGACTGTGCAAATGAAGGGGCTTCAGAGTTTTACACATGCTGTAAAATGGTTATGGAGAATTAGCATTCCTTATATCTCACAGCAGTAACATGGACACTAATGACGCTGAGCACGATAGGTGGGTGGAGAAAATACATAGGAAATACATTCAAGCACATGTTCGCTGTAAAAGGTGGTACATGAGTTTGTACATTTCCTGTTCCTGCCCCACTGAGTTCCATTGTCTCTGCTGTGGACCATTTCAGTTTAGGCATTAATTGCTGATGAACACTGTTCCCATTAAAACGATCCTTCATACATCAGTTGTATGCATCACAGTGATATATTACAGCTCAGGCCATTAAGAGTGAACAaccatgtgtatatgtgtaaagACACACTTCTACTGTTGTCCGAAGCCTTGGAACCACAATACAATAATAAAGCTGCACCAGAGTAGCTGGGAGGAGGCTTTGGTTTCGTCTCTGTGGGGGTAAGAAGGGGTGTGCTGTGGTGAGAAGAGGTAACAAGGGCAATTCTGGGGCAACATTGAAGTGTATGCAGGGAGGCTATGGGCAATGGTCTGTGCGTACTGTATATATgcattcatgtttatatgtatgATTATAAACGACCATGTTTTCAGGATGGAAGGGATgcttgtgcatatgtgtgtcggtgtgtgttgtttctcaTCTGAAGCTAGCTTTTGAAAGTTATGATGGACATCAGTCTAATGCAAGGGGAAGGAAAGGCTtggagcacagacagacacagacgtgACCACTCACTGTATTGTACTTGATTAGCACGTAGCCTCCTAATTAGCTATCCTCTATGGTTACAGGCAGAACCGCTGGTGACATGGCTAATAACACAGCCACAAAATTAGCATGAACAGAGAGGGCTTTCCCATTTCTGCATAAGAAATGAAGCATCACCAGAGTATTTACTGTAGCTGGCACAGAATTTCAAAATCCCTCATAGTATTTTTCTTATGATAAATTCACAATTGGCTACATTAAACTTCTCCTTTTTCCTTAAAGTTTTATCTCCTTTCAGCCATAGAATCTTTGTACTGTTTTTGCagatattttaaatgtaatgtgATTAATCGGGTTTAAAATATTACACTGACTGTcatgacaaaaataacataCAGGAGCTGTTCGTTTTACAGCGATTGCAACAAGATAGTAAATGATACTGACTTCACATGTCTGATTGCTGTGTGAAGTTAATCTTCAGTGGCGAACAGGGCACATTTGAGCAAGGAAAGGGTCGACCTTTACACAGCAACCCTAAGCCTATGACAGGGCACTGAGCTCCTGGAGAGGTGTGCCCTGGCATCAGTGTGATTATGTATGAATATGTGTGTAGCCTAATCAGTGGGGCCAAATTTACACAGACGGTTTTTCGTACTGTGACCCAGATGGCTAAGGTAAATAAAAGGTCCAGGAGTCATAGGCTGTTTCTAGGTCTAAATTTGGACTGGGGATGCTGTGTGTATACTGCCAAGAGCTGTGATGGTCAAGCCAAAGAGCTGTGGTCCAGAaatagagggaaaaaaactggGCTATGTTAATGATGAGGCTTCAGGCTGTGTAGAGAAGCTGAAGCAAGGCTTAGTGTGATGATTACAAGCAGGGCTAGGTAATGTGGCAGAGGCTGGGTGAGAGGGCTATGGCTAGGGTTTGAAAATAATTAGGAGCATGGCTGGATAACATAGCTAGATAATGTGGCTAAGGGGGAGGTAGGATAGGCACGGTATGAAGATGATGAGAACCAGGGTTGAGCTGTCCACTCCACTGGCCCTTTGAGCTGTGACAAGACGCTATGCTGGCTGCTGCAGTAGCTGGGGGTGATGCCAATGATAGGACTAATGCACTAATTATcacagagtgaaagagagagagtaaacagaggcagagagagacacagaaatatGGGGCCTTAGACAGAGATGCGAAAGGGGGAAATCTGAGATCTGAtgtgctctgactgacagcaatATGACAGGACCAGGCTGAGAACACGCACCACTGACTTTCTCATCTTCTTAAACAACATCTTATGCAGCAGGGTTATAGCAAAGAAAGCAAAGTTTAGCAAGCATTTCTATAGATATGGAAGTTAGATGAAGGAGATCACTatacagcttgtgtgtgtgccaacACACCTAAATACATTTCTACTAAAACTTCTATATAGACTTATATTCTTCTCCTTCTGGACCACTAATTGCACTGTTTTGATAGGTTATTACAATAATATATCTTATTCATTAACACAAGTaaaatggcttttattttggttgtGTCAGTGAAAAATGCATTTCTACCTTGCCATACATAATGGATTTTACAAAATCTCCAAGGTGCGGTGGTGTGTAAAATGTCTCAAGCAAAACTGATTTTGTTGTCAGCTGGAGGAGACCCCATTCACCCACCCACTCATTCCACATATACTTATTTATCTCCACTTCCTGGGGCCGTGTTAGTTCATTCCCCTGTCGCTGCTCTCTCCTTCTTCccttgctcctctctctctcttgtttcaCTCCTTGTTTCCGGGCAATTGGGTCTGGGTGCTGGTGATGGGGAGTAAGGGGCTGGGGTGGAGCTGCTGGGAACTTTGTGAGCATGGGTGTGTGCACATACGCGCGTGTGCTTGTGTGCTGGGAAGTGAGCTAATAAAGGACGGTGATCCATGAAAGGCCTTGAGCAAAGACACAGTCAATTACCTAATGCCTGGACCAGACCGCAGGgcccacgcacacacattcactcactAACatagtcatacacacacagacacacacatccatgcatACACCTCATTTACGTATACATGGAGAGGGGGCAGTGGAGGGCAAAGCAGGGAattgtgtataagtgtgtgggtgggtgtacATATGCGTGTGATGGAGAGCGGCGATTTATTAAATTGCTGTCACTTTTGACAAATTTGTTCAACACAAGTTGAAAGGTTTTGCCTGCacagtttctctttttttcatttttcctttgAGGGAAGAATTATCTTATAAAATCAAACCTAATAGAGAACCCCCAAAACCCCGTCTTCCCTAAAGCTGGAGGCGGTGACTTCTTGACCAAACGGCAGAAGTCGGTTTAATGTATGACTTGAATGTGAAcaagtattattttttttctcagcatcTTCATTATACCATGTAGTGCACAGTGCTAAGATGCAGgatttcattttaattagtTATAGCAGATAAAAGCCACAAAGGAAAATATCATCCACTGTTTCTAGTAGAAGGCTGTGGACTGGGTGGTCCTTAATACTGTAGTGTGAGAAATTATTGAGTGAGACAGATCAAACACTGGGTTAATAACAGCACTTCACACTTGCTCACATACAGGCAAGTAGATTAGCCTGCGAATGATAATGAGTTTGCTGTCAAGTGttctcacaaagacacacaaatatgctAATGCGGGATCCCTAATTAAAACTAATAAAAGTGGTTAAAGTAGAAAGAGACCGTAACACTGTTAATGGATCCAGTTTGAGGGTTGTTTAGAGCAATATTTGTTTAGTTTGTGCTGTAAGGGTTGGTGTATgatgttcacactgtgacacctCCTGGTGTTACTGACTTGTGTGTCCAGAGCTGATTCTGGGCCTCCTCCAGGTGTGTGTAAGAGGTCTTCAGACATAACATCAGGTCAGGACAATGCATGCACTGTTCCCACACTTCTCCTGGCTCTCTGAATACATCCTAGAGAGGGAGGGTCAGAttgttatcatcatcatctgtgttaGAGTTGTAAAGAAAGAGAAGTATTGGAGTAAAGTAAACTATATTCAGAGAGAAATTCTGCTTCTGTGTTTATCTAAAAGGATCACCTTTCATTCTGTCTTCTTTCATTCtgttcttaaaggtagggtagattttgaaaactcagtgagagtcagccagattttgaaagtaaacacacgcccctttctcttgtagctcaccccaaagccacgcctcccaaccagtctgtgacttcggccatcatgcacgtacctttctggtgtgcgcagagcaggtagagagcagccaaccagccaactatatgcACAGGTGCGCcttgtaggattggctgatgtttttagcgttttatagcttccacagatggttaatattcttcgttttaaagcgaaactggtgaactaattggttgctatcggattgtaaagagaagttacactaatttaacaaaaaagtgcatcagtatgaaatctcctaccctacctttaaactgcACATGCCTAAAAAGATACAGCCTTTTCCTGTTTGCCTTAATTCATTCAACTGATGCACAGCTTAATCCAGCtgtctgtcattttattttatcatcttGACATTGTGGCTCCTCTCCTAGCTTTCTGATCTCTAACTGATAATTTAgtactgaaaaaacaaaaaagttgtTTCTAGCAACAGCATTTGATGCCACTCACTGCCTAACCTCACATCTCCTTCTTCCATTACATCCCCTCAGCGTATACAATGGACTTTTAAtatatttgaaaatattttttgctatttaaaaaatagcaaaaagtttacatttacagaatttatttaaaaaagggcTGAAAACATCATATCTGATGTACAACACGAATGCACTTGAAATGCTAACAATCCCACATACAGTTTTAAataacaaatattaaacatttagaCTCtcgctaataataataatctgggGAAGTGCCCTGTAAACCTTTCTGAGTCATGTGTAAACTTTGTGCGCTACAGATTAACTtaaatgtttttgctttgtttaagGTGACCTTGAGTTGTTGTTTGgtgttaaaaaaaggagggagcATAAGGGGAAGCGATAGAGGGAGGGACAGGGACCCTGTCCTTGCTCCTATCACCACGGGATCAGTGGCCTGGCCTGACCACTTCCACAGCCAGCACCTCAACCTTATCCATCACCACTAGATAGTTATCACACCAGGGATGGAGGGGCTGTGGggtgtaggtgtgagtgtgaaagaaaggaagaaggaaagaGGGACTTACTGCACTAATGGCACACctaaacatacacaaaaatagACACACAAGGAGGCAGagatggaggggaaaaaaacatgataaatacatttcaatcatgagagactcagcgaactgaatgagagagatttattaagtacaaagtttgaatgtgtaTTAGCGTCCTAGACCCcttcgtgaagaccacatccgcaaagggggaaaaacacaagaggagaggttgctggatcagaagatccccccggggtctagacctggtggtggtggagagctggagggcaggagataggaggcctgaactggcgtggatctggtgttGCTTGGGGTGGAGGGGAGGGTTGCCtggttcgatcagaagaaagctggagaggagattaagacttttaaatttcgtgctacactgtgattggtcagaaagcgacagctgatttgtgagggaggtgctttctattaagtaaatggaaataaatccagctagagcgggattcaggccatatctggatatatcctgatacttttttctgagtgtgaacaccgcaaatccggctatatccagcttgatttcaatccacctctcggaggtggatctagccggattggctcaaatgtggctcaggtctaaacgcaaatgcagctagcgaatccggctagtgatGTGATACTTTCGGTTAGcaatgtgatacttccggttcacaaggacagtgtccgggttgtGTACAAAAGCTGAaccgtcgaactatgacagATTTGCCCTGCGACAAttttttccacagggctacaaaagaataaactgctttttaaaactgaagaaaaaatGAGAGTGACAGGGGACAAAAAATGCATGATgcatgcgcacatgcggtcctgccgcggcctgaacggactctgtatattacgaggcgccacctagcggtttggaggaccacaaacaaggcggattaagccggattgaatGTGGACACGCGtgcagatttgaaaataggtctgaacgtatccagcttaaagactatccagatacaatcctactctagcagggttaactttctccagtgtgaacggggccaaaaAAGTGagtggaagagagggggagcagtggAGTCAGGGAtaggagagagattaggagcGGATCGGGATAACTgttgaatgatgggaaacagagtcttcctgattgaacttatgctaagagctacatttttCTCCTTCATCTAAGAAGAAATATAAATTAAGTCAACCTCACCATAGCCAGCTGGAGacgtgtcagtctgtgtgtgtatgtgtgtcaagTGCGGCTAATAAAACGAGGCAAATCCACGCCTCATTTCTGCTCACTTATGTTTTACATTACTAGAAACTAATAATAGGGAAAGCACTTTGCCATAAAGAGCTGCAGAGCGTAAATAACACAAATGGTGAAATGGCTCCTTGTcaaatcatcaacacacacacacacaggaacacatacacaacatgtAGTCACTACTGCACACATGCACCGTGATAAGATAAATTCTTAATCAAACTGAGAGAAATGTTCAATTAGCTACCGTCTAGCTGTTACAACGCTTTAAACCCCCATTCATAAATAATTTCAATATTAACAATGGATTAATACTGACATTTTGACTGTTCACAGTAACAGCTGTTATGCATACTGTTCACAATGTAAAGGTAAAATGAAGACCTGAGGGCCTGTAATGGACATGAAACCAAAGCACCTAAAATGTATTTTGGTTCTTTCAGATGCACTTCAAACGGGGACATATTCAGTGCACACTGAAGTAAAGACCACTTTGTTCTGTAGGCCCCCAGAGAGCTGTCTGCTATGCtttaatgatgtcatttttcttCAAAAAGAGTTTTAAAGGATCTCTGCTTTCATCAAGAATTATACTCTATGAGGCATAAAAGGGCTCTAATAATTAGTATGGCTCAATGTTAAACCTATACTCTGTTTCACCTCTTCCACATGCActtgtttttttcactttatttacCATCTCAAGAGTAGACATCACATATATATTCTCTGTCTAAAATAGCTTATGTCTGTCCTGATCTAAGCATTGACCATCATCACCTGCTGTTTCTTCTTGTTAATGGGAGGCAGTGTGGGCCTGGAAGTGCAGTTTCTAGTGGATTTGTTCCACGGGGAACCATGAGTCTCAGGGAAACTGGGGGCTGAAGGGCCGGGGATGCCCAGGAGAGAAACCCTGCCTCTGGGGACAAGCTTGGTTGGGGGCTGGTACTTGACCCGCCTCAGCAGTAGCTCTATCTCATGGGGGGCCGTCCTGAATGGAGAGTTGAAGACCCCTGGGCACTGAAGAACGAAAAACATaaaagagaggcagaagttaGCTACAGAGTACATTACAGAGTATGTAGGAGACTGACGGAGATCCACCATTAGTGTAATgataaaatgtatgtatgtatgaaaaTTCCAGGGAAAAGCCATGTTGAGGGGATGACATATAAGCATCCATTGGGCAATCCTTTCCATAATTGCCCTCCTCTGAAATTCCATTGGTGAATATTACAAattaaaacacatacatttaattaaaaaaatattgtgcCTCCCTGACTCTTAAAAGAGGGAGTGATTTACTGCAGACCGAATCCATAATAATTATTCAAATCACAGTGATccttttgcatgtgtgttaatTACCAGACCAAAGCTTTGAGTTGGAGGACTCTGTATCTACTCTATATGCTAATAACATTGCTTGCTATTTAGGCCACTCTAAAAGACTGGgacaacagagagaggagagagaaagggcaTTAAGTGGGAAATTGCTCTAACTATATCAACCCAAACCCCCctctttaaaaataacatattaaCAAACTAGTTAATTAGTAATGTTTCATTATTAGACCATGAGTACTTTTGATCTTAAAGTCAAGTGTTGcagaaggagaaaaataaattaacTTAACTCAGCTGACCCTGATTTTTCACCACTTAAGGCAGGCCTGACAGGATAACAGGACTTACTGATATGTCTACATCTTAAAATTCCAACTAGAGAGGTAATGTTTTATGTTAGTCGCATCAGTAACTAATAAAGTTACCCGAAGTACTCCTTTCTATACTGATAAATAGGATTACACTTGTTCCTTTGGCTTTACACTCATCTTTAAGATCAACAAAAAGGCACCTTGTCAAATGTTTTTATAGTGAAATCTAATGTAATAACAGAGCACCAGCAAGAGTTAAGGACTAAGTACTCTGCCTGTGGGATTGGAGCTTattcaaacaggaagtaacagaaGGCCTGTGACATACacaaatctcacacacacacaattctaaATTTCACTACTcctaacaacacacagagacacaccacacacaagcCCAAAAGTACCAACCTAGCTACGGGAAGAGCAATGATGTTGACCCCAGGAACACagcatctctgtctctgtcagaggGACTTGGGGCCTTTTGGTaagctgtgtgtgagtatgtgtatgcgtctgtgtgtgtgtgtgtgtgtgggctgggGTCCGAGAAGTGAGGAAGGATGAACTGTGTGGGAGAGCCATCTATTCACTACTGACAAGGTCAGAGCTACGAAGGGAAAGAGTCCCCTGCCAtatgcagagaaaaagagagagagaaagagagacagcgTGAAGGAAAGAGTtggacagaggacaggaagGTGCACATAAACTTCCCTTCCTGCATattcatatttcatttcatttatttagagACAATATGTAGGTACAACCATTATAAACCATATGAAAAGTCCTGTTTGATGTGTAAATTGATATGCAGTTTGCAGCACTGCAGCTTATAGAACTTccataataaaatgtttaaaagttaTGTACTAGAAAACATGGGATACTAGCAGGAAGCAGTTAGGGAAGCCAGATGATGACGATGCTGGTTGAACAggcatgagagagagaaagacaaagagagagagcgagagaggagtGGTGGTGCTGAATCAACAGTGACCACTGTACTTTGTCTTCATTATGATCCCAGTGGGGAGTCAGATGCGTAgatgccacacaaacacacacacacctgtgccaGGGGAAGCACTAAAATACTCCACTCAGCACATCAGAAGAGCCATGAGGACACATACTTACtcatgtgcacatacacacatctaaATTCCACACATCCAACAAACTAGCCAGTTTCTGGAGGAACTCCTCATTGCATGTTCTATTTCCTGTGTGAGTCTCTGCAAATTTAGCTGGGATGGAAGTATGGGTTTGCACTGTATATTGTTACAGCATGCATTTTAGTTTTCACCTGAAAACCATGTTAagttttttcattctttttttcagCCTTTATCTGATAGTGGTCTATGAGGAGAGGCAGAAAGCAGCTTCCTAATTGAAATCAAACCTGGGCTACTGTGATGAGGATTAAATCCTCTACGCTCTACTAGTTGATATCACATGTGTGAGTTAGTGAAGGTGTTTGCGTTCCACTAAACCAACCTGCTTTGTACTGATGAGGTGGTGTAACCGATGAGCTTGGTAGAGTTTGGCTGTCTGCTGTTTTACCATCTCTACACAGTCTCGCTCCCTCTTCTGGAGATCCTCAAGCTCATCCAGCTGTCTCCTATGGGGCATGCAACATTATGGCAGTTAATTCATTTATATGATGTTGAATGCAAATACTATAATAAAGATGCACTGTGCTAAAAATGTTAACAAACATATAATTCTAATGTAAATAGATAATCAGTTTAAATCAATCAAAAgtttcatacatacatacatatattgaATTATGAAGGACAATGACTGATTATACAACTCACAAGACTAAttgataatatataatatatataatccCTAATATATATATCCTTTTTTCTCTC
This portion of the Parambassis ranga chromosome 3, fParRan2.1, whole genome shotgun sequence genome encodes:
- the spata17 gene encoding spermatogenesis-associated protein 17; translated protein: MAERLIKTQLEHLKREYFCRNSQAEESAEKENQVATRIQSWYRACRVRAYISHLHKKAVIIQKIWRGFTARARVRQMVKAAYFIMKMNFYDEMAVRIQRRWRGFFVRKYIHSFYARKSYMEGLVIKNELVRRQLDELEDLQKRERDCVEMVKQQTAKLYQAHRLHHLISTKQCPGVFNSPFRTAPHEIELLLRRVKYQPPTKLVPRGRVSLLGIPGPSAPSFPETHGSPWNKSTRNCTSRPTLPPINKKKQQLSSDRTRQPSPPPQATPDPRQFRPPISCPPALHHHQV